A single genomic interval of Lathyrus oleraceus cultivar Zhongwan6 chromosome 7, CAAS_Psat_ZW6_1.0, whole genome shotgun sequence harbors:
- the LOC127104581 gene encoding uncharacterized protein LOC127104581: MSDSDHSEHSGADTHKSADTGDSAQPKNTTFRGSKSEFHTYLVVSNIRNHDNQNVRVVTLEQEFSNRMKDFPNVSPYCQRLKMFSDQLRNVGSLVKNHRLVLQLISGLPEAYHSVATLIRQSNPLPAFYQARSMLTLEEAGMAKMANTCSHAAMHTTHPKPTEDTSQRDNRSRSHGN, encoded by the exons ATGTCTGATTCAGACCATTCAGAACACAGTGGCGCCGATACCCATAAATCCGCCGATACTGGTGATTCCGCGCAACCTAAGAACACCACTTTTCGAGGTTCCAAATCAGAGTTTCATACCTATCTTGTCGTCTCCAATATTAGGAACCAT GACAACCAAAATGTTCGAGTTGTCACTCTTGAGCAAGAGTTTTCTAATCGTATGAAGGATTTTCCCAATGTCTCTCCTTACTGTCAGCGTCTTAAGATGTTTTCTGATCAGTTAAGAAATGTCGGCTCCCTTGTCAAAAATCATCGTCTGGTCCTTCAGCTGATCTCTGGTCTCCCAGAAGCTTACCACAGTGTTGCTACTTTGATTCGCCAGAGCAACCCTCTTCCGGCATTCTATCAGGCTCGTTCCATGCTCACTTTAGAAGAAGCCGGTATGGCTAAGATGGCAAACACATGCTCTCATGCTGCTATGCACACCACTCATCCGAAACCTACTGAAGACACCTCTCAGCGTGACAACCGTTCTCGCTCCCATGGCAACTAG